A genomic region of Sander vitreus isolate 19-12246 chromosome 11, sanVit1, whole genome shotgun sequence contains the following coding sequences:
- the atf2 gene encoding cyclic AMP-dependent transcription factor ATF-2 isoform X1, with protein sequence MSDDKPFQCTAPGCGQRFTNEDHLAVHKHKHEMTLKFGPARNDSVIIADQTPTPTRFLKNCEEVGLFNELASPFDHDFKKVTEDDIKKLPLDLSPLATPIIRNKTEEPTAMEAHRDSPLPHPESTTNDDKELSLQPASLPTSTIVHPASLQVPNVLLATSEANIVIQQALPSPTSSSVITQVPSTNRPIVPVSGTFPVLLQLPNGQTMPVAIPASITSSSVHIPTAIPLVRPVTVVPNVPGIPGPPSPQPAQSEAKLNLKAPLSQQLPQVTNGNGGEVQSSAVTHTAAPTSPAPTPTPTPAPIAALTPAPAPHLPTTEEPSPHSLQQPATSTTETPASPAPPAQNPPSTGGRRRRTTSENPDEKRRKFLERNRAAASRCRQKRKVWVQSLEKKAEDLNSMNGQLQNEVTLLRNEVAQLKQLLLAHKDCPVTAMQKKSGYHISDKDESCEEMSVPGSPQNEAIQHSSVSTSNGVSSSSTALAASAPSSASTTSSNQSTEETQSQPSGS encoded by the exons ATGAGTGATGATAAACCTTTCCAATGTACTGCTCCTGGGTGTGGACAG AGATTTACAAATGAGGATCACTTGGCTgtccacaaacacaaacatgagaTGACACTGAAGTTTGGCCCAGCGAGGAATGACAGTGTCATCATTGCTG ACCAAACACCTACACCTACCCGCTTTTTGAAGAACTGCGAGGAGGTTGGACTGTTCAATGAACTTGCAAGTCCATTCGACCATGActtcaaaaaagtgacagaagatGACATTAAAAAG TTACCATTGGATTTGTCACCTCTTGCAACGCCTATCATACGCAACAAAACTGAGGAACCCACAGCTATGGAGGCACATCGAGATAGCCCTCTGCCTCACCCTGAATCTACTACGAATGATGACAAG GAATTATCTTTGCAGCCTGCCTCACTGCCAACATCCACTATAGTCCATCCTGCATCCCTCCAAGTTCCCAATGTACTTCTAGCAACCTCAGAGGCTAATATTGTAATACAGCAAGCTCTTCCATCACCAACATCTAGCTCTGTTATTACCCAAGTCCCATCCACTAATAGGCCTATAGT CCCGGTATCTGGCACCTTCCCTGTGCTCTTACAGCTGCCTAATGGCCAGACCATGCCAGTTGCTATACCTGCGTCTATTACAAGCTCAAGTGTACATATTCCAACTGCAATCCCT CTTGTCAGACCTGTCACCGTAGTGCCTAACGTCCCCGGGATCCCAGGACCTCCCTCTCCACAGCCCGCCCAATCAGAAGCAAAGCTG AATCTGAAGGCCCCATTAAGCCAGCAGCTTCCTCAGGTAACCAATGGAAATGGTGGTGAAGTGCAGAGCAGCGCTGTAACCCACACTGCTGCTCCCACTTCTCCTGCTCCGACCCCAACACCAACTCCAGCCCCGATCGCGGCCCTAACTCCTGCTCCAGCTCCTCACCTGCCCACAACTGAGGAACCTTCGCCCCATTCCCTTCAGCAGCCAGCCACCTCCACCACAGAGACACCT GCTTCCCCGGCACCCCCTGCGCAAAACCCCCCAAGCACAGGGGGTCGGCGGCGCAGAACCACAAGTGAAAACCCAGATGAGAAGCGGCGGAAGTTCCTGGAGCGTAACAGGGCTGCAGCCTCTCGCTGTAGGCAGAAGAGGAAAGTTTGGGTCCAGTCTCTGGAGAAGAAGGCTGAGGACCTCAACTCCATGAACGGACAACTACAG AATGAAGTCACCCTGCTGAGAAACGAAGTGGCTCAGCTGAAGCAGCTTCTTCTGGCTCATAAAGATTGCCCTGTAACCGCCATGCAGAAGAAATCTGGCTATCACA TCTCTGACAAAGACGAGAGCTGCGAGGAGATGTCCGTCCCCGGCAGCCCCCAAAACGAGGCCATCCAGCACAGCTCCGTGAGCACTTCCAACGGGGTCAGCTCCTCGTCCACGGCCCTGGCCGCCTCGGCCCCGTCCAGTGCCTCCACCACCTCATCAAACCAGAGCACAGAGGAGACCCAGTCTCAGCCTTCAGGGAGTTGA
- the atf2 gene encoding cyclic AMP-dependent transcription factor ATF-2 isoform X2, with amino-acid sequence MSDDKPFQCTAPGCGQRFTNEDHLAVHKHKHEMTLKFGPARNDSVIIADQTPTPTRFLKNCEEVGLFNELASPFDHDFKKVTEDDIKKLPLDLSPLATPIIRNKTEEPTAMEAHRDSPLPHPESTTNDDKELSLQPASLPTSTIVHPASLQVPNVLLATSEANIVIQQALPSPTSSSVITQVPSTNRPIVPVSGTFPVLLQLPNGQTMPVAIPASITSSSVHIPTAIPNLKAPLSQQLPQVTNGNGGEVQSSAVTHTAAPTSPAPTPTPTPAPIAALTPAPAPHLPTTEEPSPHSLQQPATSTTETPASPAPPAQNPPSTGGRRRRTTSENPDEKRRKFLERNRAAASRCRQKRKVWVQSLEKKAEDLNSMNGQLQNEVTLLRNEVAQLKQLLLAHKDCPVTAMQKKSGYHISDKDESCEEMSVPGSPQNEAIQHSSVSTSNGVSSSSTALAASAPSSASTTSSNQSTEETQSQPSGS; translated from the exons ATGAGTGATGATAAACCTTTCCAATGTACTGCTCCTGGGTGTGGACAG AGATTTACAAATGAGGATCACTTGGCTgtccacaaacacaaacatgagaTGACACTGAAGTTTGGCCCAGCGAGGAATGACAGTGTCATCATTGCTG ACCAAACACCTACACCTACCCGCTTTTTGAAGAACTGCGAGGAGGTTGGACTGTTCAATGAACTTGCAAGTCCATTCGACCATGActtcaaaaaagtgacagaagatGACATTAAAAAG TTACCATTGGATTTGTCACCTCTTGCAACGCCTATCATACGCAACAAAACTGAGGAACCCACAGCTATGGAGGCACATCGAGATAGCCCTCTGCCTCACCCTGAATCTACTACGAATGATGACAAG GAATTATCTTTGCAGCCTGCCTCACTGCCAACATCCACTATAGTCCATCCTGCATCCCTCCAAGTTCCCAATGTACTTCTAGCAACCTCAGAGGCTAATATTGTAATACAGCAAGCTCTTCCATCACCAACATCTAGCTCTGTTATTACCCAAGTCCCATCCACTAATAGGCCTATAGT CCCGGTATCTGGCACCTTCCCTGTGCTCTTACAGCTGCCTAATGGCCAGACCATGCCAGTTGCTATACCTGCGTCTATTACAAGCTCAAGTGTACATATTCCAACTGCAATCCCT AATCTGAAGGCCCCATTAAGCCAGCAGCTTCCTCAGGTAACCAATGGAAATGGTGGTGAAGTGCAGAGCAGCGCTGTAACCCACACTGCTGCTCCCACTTCTCCTGCTCCGACCCCAACACCAACTCCAGCCCCGATCGCGGCCCTAACTCCTGCTCCAGCTCCTCACCTGCCCACAACTGAGGAACCTTCGCCCCATTCCCTTCAGCAGCCAGCCACCTCCACCACAGAGACACCT GCTTCCCCGGCACCCCCTGCGCAAAACCCCCCAAGCACAGGGGGTCGGCGGCGCAGAACCACAAGTGAAAACCCAGATGAGAAGCGGCGGAAGTTCCTGGAGCGTAACAGGGCTGCAGCCTCTCGCTGTAGGCAGAAGAGGAAAGTTTGGGTCCAGTCTCTGGAGAAGAAGGCTGAGGACCTCAACTCCATGAACGGACAACTACAG AATGAAGTCACCCTGCTGAGAAACGAAGTGGCTCAGCTGAAGCAGCTTCTTCTGGCTCATAAAGATTGCCCTGTAACCGCCATGCAGAAGAAATCTGGCTATCACA TCTCTGACAAAGACGAGAGCTGCGAGGAGATGTCCGTCCCCGGCAGCCCCCAAAACGAGGCCATCCAGCACAGCTCCGTGAGCACTTCCAACGGGGTCAGCTCCTCGTCCACGGCCCTGGCCGCCTCGGCCCCGTCCAGTGCCTCCACCACCTCATCAAACCAGAGCACAGAGGAGACCCAGTCTCAGCCTTCAGGGAGTTGA
- the atp5mc3a gene encoding ATP synthase membrane subunit c locus 3a, translated as MYACAKFVSTPALVRAGSRALYRPLSASVLSRPEQQTQSGVAVIPQSPLTQVTLRGFQTSAISRDIDTAAKFIGAGAATVGVAGSGAGIGTVFGSLIIGYARNPSLKQQLFSYAILGFALSEAMGLFCLMVAFLILFAM; from the exons ATGTACGCCTGTGCAAAGTTCGTCTCCACGCCGGCTCTG GTCCGTGCTGGTTCCCGGGCTCTTTACAGacccctctctgcctctgtgcTGTCCAGGCCTGAGCAGCAAACGCAG AGCGGTGTTGCTGTGATTCCACAGAGCCCCCTCACCCAGGTCACACTGAGGGGCTTCCAGACCAGCGCCATCAGCAGGGACATTGACACCGCTGCCAAGTTCATTGGAGCTGGAGCTGCCACAGTCGGAGTAGCTGGATCCGGAGCTGGAATTGGGACTGTGTTTGGCAGTCTCATTATCGGCTATGCTAG GAACCCATCTCTGAAACAGCAGCTGTTCTCATATGCCATCCTGGGATTTGCCCTGTCTGAAGCCATGGGACTGTTCTGTTTGATGGTTGCTTTCCTTATCCTGTTTGCTATGTAA